In Bifidobacterium actinocoloniiforme DSM 22766, a genomic segment contains:
- the dnaK gene encoding molecular chaperone DnaK, giving the protein MGRAVGIDLGTTNSCIATLEGGEPTVIVNAEGARTTPSVVAFSKSGEILVGEVAKRQAVTNVDRTISSVKRHMGTDWSVEIDGKKWTPQEISAQVLMKLKRDAESYLGEPVTDAVITCPAYFNDAQRQATKDAGKIAGLNVLRIINEPTAAALAYGLEKGKEDERILVFDLGGGTFDVSLLEIGKDEDGFSTIQVQATNGDNRLGGDDWDQKIIDWLVGEVKNKYGVDLSKDKIALQRLKEAAEQAKKELSSSSSTTISMQYLAMTPDGTPVHLDEQLTRAHFEEMTSDLLGRCRTPFNNVLHDAGISVRDIDHVVLVGGSTRMPAVKDLVKELTGGKEANQTVNPDEVVAVGAAVQSGVIKGDRKDVLLIDVTPLSLGIETKGGIMTKLIDRNTAIPTKRSEVFSTAEDNQPSVLIQVYQGEREFARDNKPLGTFELTGIAPAPRGVPQIEVTFDIDANGIVHVSAKDKGTGKEQSMTITGGSALPKEEIDKMVKEAQAHEAEDKQKREEADTRNNAEAAAYQTEKLVSDNKDKLSEDVAKEVTEKVDALKEALKGDDIEKIKSAQSELMDSAQKIGQALYSQQGEAAGAAGAADAGAGQAGPSSDDDVVDAEVVDDDEKKDGE; this is encoded by the coding sequence ATGGGACGTGCAGTAGGCATTGATTTGGGCACTACGAACTCGTGCATCGCTACGCTGGAAGGCGGTGAGCCCACCGTCATCGTGAACGCGGAGGGCGCTCGCACCACGCCTTCGGTCGTGGCGTTCAGCAAGTCCGGCGAGATCCTGGTCGGCGAGGTGGCCAAGCGCCAGGCCGTCACTAACGTGGACCGCACCATCTCCTCGGTCAAGCGTCACATGGGCACTGACTGGTCGGTGGAGATCGATGGCAAGAAGTGGACCCCGCAGGAGATTTCGGCGCAGGTCCTGATGAAGCTCAAGAGGGACGCCGAGTCCTACCTGGGCGAGCCGGTGACCGACGCGGTCATCACCTGCCCCGCATACTTCAATGACGCGCAGCGTCAGGCGACCAAGGACGCCGGCAAGATCGCCGGGCTCAACGTCTTGCGCATCATCAACGAACCCACTGCGGCTGCTCTGGCCTACGGCTTGGAGAAGGGCAAGGAAGACGAGCGGATTCTGGTCTTCGATTTGGGCGGCGGCACCTTCGATGTGTCCCTGCTGGAGATCGGCAAGGATGAAGACGGGTTCTCCACCATCCAGGTGCAGGCCACCAATGGCGATAACAGGCTGGGCGGCGACGACTGGGATCAGAAGATCATCGATTGGCTGGTCGGCGAAGTCAAGAACAAATACGGGGTGGACCTGTCGAAGGACAAGATCGCTCTTCAGCGCCTGAAGGAAGCTGCCGAGCAGGCTAAGAAGGAGCTCTCCTCCTCCAGCTCGACCACCATCTCCATGCAGTACCTGGCGATGACCCCTGATGGCACTCCTGTCCACCTGGACGAGCAGCTGACCCGGGCTCACTTCGAGGAGATGACCTCCGACCTGCTGGGCCGTTGCCGCACGCCGTTCAACAACGTGCTGCACGATGCCGGGATCTCGGTCAGGGACATCGACCACGTGGTGCTGGTCGGCGGGTCGACCCGTATGCCGGCCGTGAAGGACCTGGTCAAGGAGCTCACTGGCGGTAAGGAAGCCAACCAGACCGTGAACCCGGATGAGGTCGTGGCTGTCGGCGCTGCCGTGCAGTCCGGTGTCATCAAGGGCGACCGCAAGGATGTCCTGCTGATCGACGTGACCCCGCTTTCCTTGGGTATTGAGACCAAGGGCGGCATCATGACCAAGCTGATCGACCGCAATACCGCGATTCCGACCAAGCGCTCCGAGGTCTTCTCCACCGCCGAGGACAACCAGCCCTCCGTGCTGATTCAGGTCTACCAAGGTGAGCGTGAATTCGCCCGCGACAACAAGCCTCTGGGCACCTTCGAGCTGACCGGCATCGCTCCCGCTCCTCGTGGCGTCCCCCAGATCGAAGTCACCTTCGACATCGACGCCAACGGCATCGTGCACGTGTCCGCCAAGGACAAGGGCACCGGCAAGGAGCAGTCGATGACCATCACCGGCGGCTCGGCCCTGCCTAAGGAAGAGATCGACAAGATGGTCAAGGAGGCGCAGGCCCACGAGGCTGAGGACAAGCAGAAGCGCGAGGAAGCGGACACCCGCAACAACGCCGAAGCCGCTGCCTACCAGACCGAGAAGCTGGTCTCCGACAACAAGGACAAGCTCTCCGAGGACGTGGCCAAGGAAGTCACCGAGAAGGTGGACGCTCTGAAGGAAGCTCTGAAAGGCGATGACATCGAGAAGATCAAGTCCGCGCAGTCCGAGCTGATGGACTCCGCCCAGAAGATCGGCCAGGCGCTGTACAGCCAGCAGGGTGAGGCGGCTGGCGCGGCTGGCGCCGCCGATGCGGGCGCCGGTCAGGCTGGTCCCTCCTCCGACGATGACGTGGTCGACGCCGAAGTGGTTGACGACGACGAGAAGAAAGATGGCGAGTGA
- the grpE gene encoding nucleotide exchange factor GrpE: MPTFDKDDYLNGMPDAESLKGDPASAGSDQHGSDSKADKGGADDTAQQDTAKETDAVASDGQDQQPGSDSKQEDDLTPLGRAKKEAADYLDALQRERAEFVNYRNRTLKEQDTFRQHGIIDVLTALLPALDDIDRIREHGEMDDSFKAVAAKIDKTFEKFGVEKFGEKGADFDPTKHEAILRKPDPEAKKETVDTVVEAGYRIGDRVIRAARVVVAAPQKQ; encoded by the coding sequence ATGCCGACGTTCGACAAGGACGATTACCTGAACGGCATGCCGGACGCCGAGTCGCTCAAGGGCGACCCGGCGTCCGCCGGAAGTGACCAGCATGGCAGCGATTCCAAGGCCGATAAGGGCGGGGCTGACGACACCGCCCAGCAAGACACAGCCAAGGAAACCGATGCGGTTGCAAGCGACGGCCAGGACCAGCAGCCAGGCTCCGACTCCAAGCAGGAGGACGACTTGACCCCTCTGGGCAGAGCCAAGAAGGAGGCGGCCGACTATCTGGACGCCCTGCAGAGGGAGCGGGCCGAGTTCGTCAACTACCGCAACCGCACGCTCAAGGAGCAGGACACCTTCCGCCAGCACGGCATCATTGACGTGCTCACGGCCCTGCTGCCCGCCCTGGACGACATCGACCGCATCCGCGAGCACGGGGAGATGGACGACTCGTTCAAGGCCGTGGCGGCCAAGATCGACAAGACCTTCGAGAAGTTCGGTGTGGAGAAGTTCGGCGAGAAAGGCGCGGACTTCGACCCCACCAAGCACGAGGCGATCCTGCGCAAGCCGGACCCTGAAGCCAAGAAGGAGACCGTGGACACGGTCGTGGAGGCCGGTTACCGGATTGGTGACCGCGTAATCCGCGCGGCGCGTGTGGTGGTGGCCGCTCCCCAGAAGCAATAG
- a CDS encoding DnaJ C-terminal domain-containing protein, with protein MAENEWLNKDFYKVLGVSKDASDAQITKAYRKLARKYHPDLNKTKEAEEKFKDVSEAYDVLSNKDERKKYDAIRQFGMGGARFAGGTSGSGGFSTDDIFGAMFGGGAGGQGGSRIRFSSPGAGGPDLSDLFSAFGGGAAGGGPAGFGRQAYQEEPPRAAKGADRNSRISLTFRQAVKGATVSLSVGGSKFKTHIPAGVHDGQRIRLPGKGKPGINGGPAGDLYLELSVKSGGRFSMNGKDVVMDLPVTLSEAALGAKVRALGVDDELVTFKVPAGSSSGSEVRIAGLGVQDRRGKGDLVGRVSIQLPAKLGLGSKRAVKEFAKTTEEFDQRVADDRMRI; from the coding sequence ATGGCTGAGAACGAATGGCTGAACAAGGACTTCTATAAAGTCCTCGGTGTCTCCAAGGACGCCAGCGATGCGCAGATCACCAAGGCCTACCGCAAGCTTGCGCGCAAGTACCATCCTGACCTGAACAAGACCAAGGAGGCCGAGGAGAAGTTCAAGGATGTATCCGAGGCCTACGACGTGCTGAGCAACAAGGACGAGCGCAAGAAGTACGACGCCATCCGCCAGTTCGGCATGGGCGGCGCGCGGTTCGCCGGAGGGACCTCGGGTTCCGGTGGATTCTCGACCGACGACATCTTCGGCGCCATGTTCGGCGGCGGCGCCGGTGGTCAAGGTGGGTCCAGGATCCGCTTCTCCAGCCCCGGCGCTGGCGGACCCGACCTGTCCGACCTCTTCTCCGCCTTCGGCGGGGGAGCGGCGGGCGGCGGTCCGGCGGGATTCGGGCGGCAGGCCTACCAGGAGGAGCCGCCCAGGGCGGCCAAGGGGGCTGACCGCAACTCGAGGATCTCCCTGACCTTCCGTCAGGCGGTCAAGGGTGCCACGGTCTCCCTGAGCGTGGGTGGGTCGAAGTTCAAGACCCATATCCCCGCTGGGGTGCATGACGGGCAGAGGATTCGTCTGCCCGGCAAAGGCAAGCCCGGCATCAACGGCGGGCCTGCTGGTGACCTCTACCTGGAGTTGAGCGTCAAGTCCGGCGGCCGGTTCTCGATGAACGGCAAGGACGTGGTGATGGATTTGCCGGTCACCCTGTCCGAGGCGGCGCTGGGGGCTAAAGTGCGGGCGCTCGGCGTGGACGATGAGCTGGTGACCTTCAAGGTCCCCGCAGGGTCGTCCAGCGGCAGTGAAGTCAGGATTGCGGGCCTGGGAGTGCAGGACCGGCGCGGCAAAGGTGATTTGGTGGGCCGGGTGAGCATCCAGCTGCCTGCCAAACTGGGCCTGGGCTCCAAGCGCGCTGTGAAGGAATTCGCCAAGACCACCGAGGAATTCGACCAGCGGGTGGCTGACGACCGTATGAGGATTTGA
- a CDS encoding heat shock protein transcriptional repressor HspR: MTAMDKQIRETYLACGRALVEGSAGLDLIDERGIDISLPVFSVGQVAQMADVHPQTLRQYDRLGLVVPRRTGGGARRYSLRDVDRLCQAQHLSQDESINLAGVTRILALAEENRQLRRQIRRLNQPDGSNVFSADSDGEVVEMERSGRARLWRHQAQVKVRGLLPPADEGYRDEGDYGDDDYREDGDRPLGESKSLVIWGLL; the protein is encoded by the coding sequence ATGACGGCGATGGATAAGCAGATTCGCGAGACCTACCTGGCCTGCGGCCGGGCACTGGTGGAAGGCTCAGCCGGGCTGGACCTGATCGACGAGCGGGGCATAGACATCAGCCTGCCTGTGTTCAGTGTGGGGCAGGTGGCGCAGATGGCCGACGTCCACCCGCAGACCCTGCGCCAATACGACCGCCTGGGGTTGGTGGTACCCAGGCGGACCGGGGGCGGGGCCCGGCGCTATTCCTTGCGTGATGTGGACCGGCTCTGCCAGGCCCAGCACCTGAGCCAGGACGAATCCATCAACCTGGCTGGCGTGACGCGAATCCTGGCCCTGGCTGAGGAGAACCGGCAGCTGCGCCGGCAGATTCGCCGCCTGAATCAGCCCGATGGCAGCAATGTTTTCTCCGCCGACAGCGACGGCGAGGTGGTGGAGATGGAACGCTCCGGCCGGGCGCGGCTCTGGCGGCATCAGGCGCAGGTCAAGGTCCGGGGGCTGTTGCCGCCCGCCGACGAAGGCTACCGGGATGAGGGTGATTACGGGGATGACGACTACCGGGAGGACGGCGACCGGCCTTTAGGCGAGTCGAAATCCCTGGTCATTTGGGGCCTGCTTTGA
- a CDS encoding PfkB family carbohydrate kinase, with amino-acid sequence MNIKEIAQLAGVSTSTVSKIVNHKDDSIAEATRERVLQLVKQYHYRPYASVSAQPGRSWRIGVLLRDSVATDTTIDGIVQTAQSHGYGTLVFNSFQDRERERANIAAALSQRVDGLIWEPVDSGSLLPGKGRPEIHIPELTIGPLGDDEFTMLPYEQASYSLTQELIERGHKHLVCLLTPGRRAESFLNGFKRCLFEHNMEFSEDMVIHEPSDSLMERISSRQVTGVVSSHYKHALELFQYASSLHYRVPEDFSILTVRNDTSEVLHYPGSSEISSYTMRNADFGAYLCTRMVNAIEGGRKEAPGFTQTFHLSSERTLAGPAELTQRSIVVVGSINTDTYLGVPTLPKAGNVVDSHDPFSVPGGKGANQAVGVAKLGQPVSLIANVGSDSQADQIYRYLAESGVDTDGIRRKPGSDTGKVYIFVDNRGRTMSSRSAGANALMSVEDVRAAEHLFERASYCLAQTVVPFPALEEACRLAHRHGAKTIIKPFHTAELPSSLLHECDLLVPGSAELERLCPGPGSRADKAHALINHGAGMVLVTTGQDGCTLYTADGEQDFPTTPVKAAADTGASDAFISALAAYLLYGRPLDQAIRIANKAAGLSLGHEGIIPSLPERGVLEHSLEFQ; translated from the coding sequence ATGAACATCAAAGAAATCGCGCAACTTGCCGGCGTCTCCACGTCAACCGTGTCAAAAATCGTCAACCATAAAGACGACAGCATCGCCGAGGCCACCCGCGAGCGCGTGCTCCAATTAGTCAAGCAATACCACTACCGCCCCTACGCCTCAGTCTCAGCCCAGCCCGGCCGCAGCTGGCGAATCGGCGTCCTGCTGCGCGATTCCGTCGCCACCGACACCACCATCGACGGCATCGTCCAGACCGCCCAGAGCCACGGCTACGGCACCCTGGTCTTCAACAGCTTCCAGGACCGAGAGCGCGAACGCGCCAACATCGCCGCCGCACTGTCACAGCGCGTCGACGGCCTGATTTGGGAGCCTGTCGACTCGGGCAGCTTGCTCCCAGGCAAGGGCCGCCCGGAAATCCATATTCCCGAGCTGACCATCGGCCCCCTGGGCGACGACGAATTCACCATGCTCCCCTACGAGCAGGCGTCATACAGCCTGACCCAGGAGCTCATCGAACGCGGCCATAAGCACCTGGTCTGCCTGCTGACCCCGGGCCGGCGCGCCGAAAGCTTCCTAAACGGCTTCAAACGCTGCCTGTTCGAGCACAACATGGAGTTCAGCGAGGACATGGTCATCCACGAGCCAAGCGATTCCCTGATGGAGCGCATCAGCTCCCGACAGGTCACCGGCGTGGTCTCCTCCCACTACAAGCACGCCCTGGAACTCTTCCAATACGCCTCCAGCCTGCACTACCGAGTGCCCGAGGACTTCTCCATCCTCACCGTGCGCAACGACACCAGCGAAGTGCTGCACTACCCGGGCTCCAGCGAGATATCCTCCTACACCATGCGCAACGCGGATTTCGGCGCTTACCTATGCACCCGCATGGTCAACGCCATCGAAGGCGGCCGCAAGGAAGCGCCAGGTTTCACACAGACCTTCCACTTAAGCAGCGAGCGCACACTGGCCGGGCCGGCCGAGCTGACCCAGCGCTCGATCGTGGTGGTGGGCAGCATCAACACCGACACCTATCTGGGCGTGCCGACCCTGCCCAAGGCCGGAAACGTGGTGGACTCCCACGACCCCTTCTCGGTCCCCGGCGGCAAGGGGGCCAACCAGGCGGTCGGCGTTGCCAAGCTGGGTCAGCCCGTCTCCCTCATCGCCAATGTAGGCTCGGACAGCCAAGCCGACCAGATTTACCGCTACCTGGCCGAGAGCGGTGTCGACACCGATGGCATCCGGCGCAAACCCGGTAGCGATACCGGCAAAGTCTATATTTTCGTCGACAACCGGGGCCGTACCATGAGTTCGCGCTCGGCCGGTGCCAATGCGCTGATGAGCGTGGAAGACGTGCGCGCCGCTGAGCACCTGTTCGAGCGGGCCTCGTATTGCTTGGCGCAAACCGTGGTCCCCTTCCCCGCTCTTGAAGAGGCCTGCCGCCTCGCCCACCGCCACGGCGCCAAGACCATCATCAAACCCTTCCATACCGCCGAACTGCCTTCCAGCCTGCTGCACGAGTGCGACTTACTGGTGCCCGGTTCCGCCGAGTTGGAGCGCCTATGCCCCGGTCCCGGCAGCCGCGCCGACAAGGCCCATGCCCTCATCAACCACGGGGCGGGCATGGTCCTGGTCACCACCGGCCAAGATGGCTGCACCCTCTACACGGCCGACGGCGAACAGGATTTCCCAACCACTCCGGTTAAAGCCGCGGCCGACACCGGTGCCAGCGACGCCTTCATCAGCGCCTTGGCCGCATACTTGCTCTACGGCCGTCCGCTCGACCAGGCCATCCGCATAGCCAACAAAGCCGCCGGCCTCTCCCTAGGCCACGAGGGCATCATCCCCTCCCTGCCTGAGCGCGGCGTGCTTGAGCATTCCCTGGAATTCCAATGA